From Rutidosis leptorrhynchoides isolate AG116_Rl617_1_P2 unplaced genomic scaffold, CSIRO_AGI_Rlap_v1 contig555, whole genome shotgun sequence, one genomic window encodes:
- the LOC139884458 gene encoding dynamin-related protein 4C-like, translating to MGPAEEFSSNSSSSIVNFDAKPLSVFPPEEDEQDMSNTAISAPIISSYNEKIRPLLDAVDSLRRLNIMKEGIQLPTIVVVGDQSSGKSSVLESLAGITLPRGQGICTRVPLIMRLQNQGPYDKPEFSLECNGKIVHSDEAHIAEAIVAATGEIAGTGKGISNKPLTLVVKKKGVPDLTMVDLPGITRVPVQGQPENIHEQITNMIMEYIKPEQSIILNVISASVDFSTCESITLSQKVDRTGQRTLAVVTKVDKSPEGLLEKVTSDDVNIGLGYVCVRNRIGDESYDEARKEEAEIFETHPLLSKIDKSIVGIPVLAQKLTQIQANSIARNMPDIVRQINDKLNASVSEFNNMPRVLSSSAEVMTTFMRVIGSTKDSLRKILLAGEFEEYPDNKKMHCTARLVEMLNSFSVELRNCEENDSGDFLVEELEILEESKSIGLPNFLPRNAFLTVLQKRVDKISRMPVEFIEKVWDYIEVIVITVLMHHSSNYHQLQLSARRATNNFSAKMKEHSVNRVMEIVQMEKLTDYTSSPDYMSEWTKLMSKWDTFLENVKEHQTFEIGLGGFMDAKFETSHLSKFSTQSLNQAFDLKMRMIAYWKIVLRRLVDSMALHLQFSLQNLVDKEMEAEIVNELMDPHGGGLERLLEESPSVAGKREKLSCSINLLRKSKAVVAKIMDNFYVTTA from the coding sequence ATGGGTCCAGCTGAGGAATTCTCGAGCAATTCCAGTAGCAGCATCGTCAACTTTGATGCTAAGCCACTATCAGTTTTTCCTCCCGAGGAAGACGAACAAGACATGTCTAACACTGCCATTAGCGCCCCCATAATCTCATCCTACAACGAGAAAATCCGACCTCTTCTCGACGCTGTCGACAGCCTCAGGCGTCTCAACATTATGAAAGAAGGGATTCAACTTCCAACAATTGTGGTTGTCGGAGACCAGTCTTCTGGCAAATCTAGTGTTCTAGAATCTCTTGCTGGAATCACCCTTCCACGTGGACAAGGAATCTGCACGAGAGTTCCTCTGATTATGAGGCTACAAAATCAAGGGCCTTATGATAAaccggaattctcgttggaatgtAATGGCAAAATTGTCCATTCCGATGAAGCTCATATCGCTGAAGCCATTGTTGCTGCCACCGGAGAAATTGCTGGCACGGGTAAAGGTATATCCAACAAGCCTCTTACGTTGGTTGTCAAGAAGAAGGGCGTTCCTGATCTCACCATGGTCGATCTCCCTGGAATTACTCGAGTTCCGGTTCAAGGCCAGCCGGAAAATATTCACGAGCAGATAACTAACATGATCATGGAGTACATCAAGCCTGAGCAAAGTATCATACTGAATGTTATATCTGCCAGTGTTGACTTTTCGACTTGTGAGTCAATTACTCTGTCGCAGAAGGTGGACAGGACTGGACAAAGGACTCTCGCTGTGGTTACTAAGGTGGACAAGTCACCAGAAGGCTTGTTGGAGAAAGTTACTTCCGATGATGTCAACATTGGCTTAGGCTATGTATGTGTCAGGAATAGAATCGGGGACGAGTCTTATGACGAGGCAAGGAAAGAAGAAGCTGAAATTTTCGAGACTCATCCTTTGCTCTCAAAGATTGACAAGTCAATTGTGGGTATTCCTGTTTTAGCCCAAAAACTGACTCAGATTCAAGCCAACAGTATTGCTAGAAACATGCCGGATATTGTGAGGCAGATTAATGACAAGTTGAATGCGAGTGTCTCCGAGTTCAACAATATGCCAAGAGTCTTGTCTTCATCTGCTGAAGTTATGACGACTTTCATGAGGGTAATTGGTTCGACAAAGGACTCCTTGAGGAAAATTCTTCTTGCCGGTGAATTCGAGGAGTACCCTGACAATAAGAAGATGCACTGTACTGCCAGACTGGTTGAAATGCTGAATAGTTTCTCGGTGGAGCTCCGGAATTGTGAAGAGAATGACTCGGGAGATTTCTTAGTTGAAGAATTGGAAATTCTGGAGGAATCCAAATCCATTGGGTTACCGAATTTCCTGCCTCGTAACGCTTTCCTAACTGTACTTCAGAAGAGAGTTGACAAGATCTCTAGAATGCCTGTTGAGTTCATCGAGAAGGTGTGGGATTACATTGAGGTGATAGTGATAACAGTTCTGATGCACCATTCCAGCAATTACCACCAGCTTCAGCTGTCGGCTAGGCGAGCTACAAATAATTTTAGCGCCAAAATGAAAGAGCACTCCGTCAATCGTGTTATGGAGATTGTCCAAATGGAGAAACTCACAGATTACACTAGTAGTCCTGATTATATGTCTGAATGGACCAAACTCATGTCTAAATGGGACACATTCTTAGAAAACGTCAAGGAACATCAGACCTTCGAGATCGGCCTCGGAGGTTTTATGGATGCGAAATTTGAAACATCTCATTTGAGTAAGTTTAGCACTCAGTCTCTGAATCAAGCATTCGACTTGAAGATGAGGATGATTGCTTATTGGAAGATAGTTCTGAGGAGGTTGGTCGATTCAATGGCACTACATTTGCAGTTTAGTCTGCAGAATCTCGTGGACAAGGAAATGGAAGCTGAGATTGTGAATGAGTTGATGGATCCACATGGTGGTGGACTTGAAAGATTGTTGGAGGAGTCTCCTTCTGTGGCTGGAAAGCGAGAGAAGTTGAGCTGTAGTATCAATCTGCTCAGGAAATCTAAGGCAGTGGTTGCCAAGATCATGGACAACTTCTATGTTACAACTGCTTGA